A genome region from Caldalkalibacillus uzonensis includes the following:
- the xylF gene encoding D-xylose ABC transporter substrate-binding protein — MVVAGLLLVALVGCTTEEPAGSEPTGSSEGSSADSDTIKIGLSLATLQEERWQRDRDSFVERAEELGAEVLVQSANLDEATQISQAENLLTQGVDVLVVVPINADTAAAIVDSANEAGVPVIAYDRMINNSDVTVYMSFDNFRVGQMQAEYITNLVPEGNYVLIGGAPTDNNAHLFRDGQMDVLQPFIDSGAIKIVHDEWADNWQPENALNIMENALTANNNNVDAVIASNDGTAGGAIQALEAQGLAGKVPISGQDAELSAVQRIVEGTQSMTVYKPLNLLAHHAAEVAIALAKGEELEYDTTINNGKIDVPSILLEPIVVDADNVYEVIVKSGFHSLEDVYRNVPREQWPTD, encoded by the coding sequence ATGGTTGTAGCTGGTTTGTTGTTAGTTGCACTCGTCGGGTGTACGACAGAAGAGCCTGCTGGTTCAGAGCCTACTGGTTCGTCTGAAGGAAGTTCAGCTGACAGCGATACCATTAAGATTGGTTTATCTTTAGCAACATTGCAAGAAGAAAGATGGCAACGTGATCGTGACAGCTTCGTAGAGCGTGCAGAAGAGTTAGGAGCCGAAGTGCTTGTTCAGTCGGCCAACCTTGATGAAGCCACACAAATTTCGCAAGCAGAAAATTTATTAACACAAGGTGTGGACGTATTAGTCGTTGTTCCAATTAATGCAGATACAGCTGCAGCGATCGTTGATTCCGCTAATGAAGCCGGAGTTCCGGTTATTGCATATGACCGTATGATTAACAACTCCGATGTTACGGTATACATGTCGTTTGACAACTTTAGAGTTGGACAAATGCAAGCCGAATACATTACGAATTTAGTTCCTGAAGGAAACTATGTCCTTATCGGCGGAGCACCAACAGATAATAATGCACATTTATTCAGAGATGGGCAAATGGACGTATTGCAACCTTTTATTGACAGTGGGGCTATCAAGATTGTTCATGATGAGTGGGCTGATAACTGGCAACCAGAAAACGCATTAAACATTATGGAAAATGCTTTGACAGCTAACAACAACAATGTCGATGCAGTTATTGCTTCCAATGACGGAACAGCCGGAGGTGCAATCCAAGCCTTGGAGGCTCAAGGGTTAGCCGGTAAAGTGCCGATTTCCGGTCAAGATGCCGAATTATCTGCTGTTCAACGTATTGTTGAAGGAACACAATCGATGACGGTCTACAAGCCTCTGAATCTATTGGCTCATCATGCAGCTGAGGTCGCTATCGCTTTAGCTAAAGGTGAAGAGCTTGAATATGATACGACAATAAATAACGGAAAAATTGATGTCCCTTCCATTTTGTTGGAACCTATAGTTGTTGATGCTGATAACGTATATGAAGTTATCGTTAAATCTGGTTTTCACAGTTTAGAAGATGTATATCGTAACGTTCCGAGAGAGCAATGGCCTACAGACTAA